The Pseudomonas sp. MM223 genome segment GCGCCCGGCGGTCATTGATTCAGCACTCGTCTTCGTAGCGCAGCACATAGCAATGGTAGAGCGCATCAGCGATGTATCGCTCTACCGTACGCACCGAGATCCCCATCTGCTCGGCAATGGCCTGGTGCTTCAGCCCCTCGCATTGGGCCAGCAGGAAGGCACGACGTACCTTGGGCTTGAGGCCGTCGAGCATGCGCGCGATACGCTCGAGCAATTCCAGCAGCAGCTCGCGGGTTTCGGCCGAGGGGGACTGGGCTTGTGGCACATGGGCCAGCGCCTCCAGGTAGGCCCTGTGCAGTTCCTCGCGGCGCCAGTGATCGATGACCAACCCACGCGCTACCGTGCGCAGGAAGGCCCGAGGGGTATTCAGTTGCAGGTGTTCGCGGCGTTGCAGCAAGCGGACGAAGGTGTCATGAGCCAGGTCAGCGGCATCGGCTGCATTGCCCAGCTTGCTGCGCAGCCAGGCGTATAGCCAACCGTGGTGGTCACTGTAGAGCGTTTGCACGGAGTCATTGCTGGGCATAGGGGGAGGGCGCTGGCATCAATGGACATGAATGATAATTAGTCTCATTGTTGGCGTGACGAGATCAATTTGCAACCCATCTGGTAGCGCGTACGTAAAGCCAGTCAAGGGTTAACGCGCCCGTTGAGTATCCAGGTAATTGCGGATTACCTGCGCCCCGCTATTGAGGTGCCGGGCCAGCACGTCTACCGCCTCGTCCACCAGCTTGTCGCTGGCCGCGTCTACCAGTGCGTTGTGATCGTCCTGGGTCAGCTTGCCCAGGCCCATGGACGAAAGATGAAAACGCAGGAAGCGTTCTTCTTCGTTCAGTTCGTTTTCGATCAGGCGCAGCAGCTTCCTGTTCGATGCCTTGCTATACAGCGTCATGTGGAACAAGCGGTTCAGGCGGCCAATTTCGGCGTGGCGGGTTTCGCTCTCCAGTTGCTGGATATAGCCGCGGGCGCTGGCGATATCGCTGGCATCAAGCAGTGGGATCGACTGGCGCAGCGCCTCGCTCTCAAGCAGTACGCGCAGGGCATAGGTGTCCACCGCATCCTCGCCGATCAACGGCGCAACCACCGCACCCTTGTGCATCTCCACCTTCAGCAGCGATTGGGCTTCAAGCTGGCGCAGGGCCTCGCGCACGGGCATGCGGCTGACGCCAAACAAGGTGGCGAGCTCTTGCTGACGCACGGCGGTACCAGGGGGCAGGCGGCCATCGAGAATGGCGCTGCGCAGGCGTTCTTCGATCACGGCACGGGCCTGGTGCGGCGACAGCTGCTCGCTGGCCAGCACGTTGCTCAATTTGATTTTCTCGGCCACGCGACGTCTGCCTCAGTGATGACTAAAGTTGGATCCAATGACACTAGTAATAGCTTATGAGGGCTGTCAAACCAAGGCCCCTATCGGAACGGGCGCCCCAAAAGCGCGGCTATGGTGGATGAAGTCGCCGGCCAAAGGAAGCAGCCTATAGAAGGATATAAACAGAAAGTGTAGGCCGGCTGACAGACGGATGCATGATTGCAGGGTGCCATTGTTTTTTGCAGTGGCAAGCCGCACCATCGCTGCTTTCGACTGGCCTGAACAGGGCTTCGCAGTGGCGATATCCTGGATGTTCAAAACCGTTGTGCGACGTGTCGGCTTTGCCGCGCTGCTGGGCAGTCTGCTGCTGGGCGGCTTGCACGCGGATTGGGATTTTTCCCAGATCAGCCGCAAGTCGCAGGCGCTGTATGGCCCTCTTGGGGCTGGGCAGGGCCGCATCGATGCCTGGCAGAACCTGATGGCCACGCAAAAGCAGGGTACCGAGCTTGAGCAGCTGCAAGTGGTCAACCGCTTCTTCAATCAGCAATTACGCTATGTCGAAGACATCGACCTGTGGCACGAGGTGGACTATTGGGCCACACCGGTGCAGGCACTGATCAAAGGTGCCGGGGACTGCGAGGACTACGCCATCGCCAAGTATTTCAGCCTGCGGCGCATGGGCATCCCCAGCGAAAAACTGCGCATCACCTACGTCAAGGCGTTGAGGCAGAACCGTGCACACATGGTCCTGACTTATTATTCAAACCCACAGGCCCAGCCTTTGGTGCTCGACAGCCTGATGGATGCGATCAAGCCGGCAAGCCAACGTACCGACCTGCTGCCGGTGTACGCCTTCAATGGCGAGGGGTTGTGGTTGACGGGCGCCGCAGGCAACAAGAAGGTCGGCGATACCAAGCGGCTGTCGCGCTGGCAGGATTTGCTGAAGAAAATGCAGGCCGAAGGGTTCCCGGCCGAGCCGGTTTACTGAAGGAGCACAGATGTCACTGTTCAAACAATTGCTGTTGGCCATTTGCCTGTTCCTGGTGGTCGCCTTCAGTGGCAGTTTCATGGTCAGCCTGGAAAGCTCGCGCAGCCAGTACGTCAACCAGTTGCGCTCGCACGCCCAGGATGCGGCGACTGCGCTGGCGCTGTCGCTGACACCAAATATCGACGACCCGGCGATGGTCGAGCTGATGGTCAGCTCAATCTTCGACAGTGGCTACTATGCAAGCATCAAGGTCGTAGACCTGGGCTCCAACGCCGTGCTGGTGGAGCGCCATGCCGAACCGGACCCTGGCGGCGTGCCGGCCTGGTTCGTGCACCTGATCGGGCTTGAGGCCGCGGGTGGCGACGCCATCGTCAGCCGCGGCTGGCAGCAGGCGGCGCGGGTAGAAGTGATCAGCCACCCGATGTTTGCCATTGCCAAACTCTGGCAAAGCGCCCTGGGCAGCTTGGGCTGGTTGCTGCTGTGCGGTGCAGCCAGTGCCGTGCTCGGCGCCTTGCTGTTGCGCCGTCAGTTGCGGCCGCTGGACTACATGGTTGAACAATCCCACGCCATTGCGCGCCGCGAATTCCTCAGCCTGCCAGAGTTACCGCGCACGCCGGAGCTACGTCGTGTGGTGCAGGCGATGAACCAGATGGTCGAGAAACTCAAGGCGCTGTTCACCGAACAGGCCGAGCGTAGCGAACGGCTGCGTGCGGAGTCCTACCAGGACAGCCTGACCGGGCTCTCGAACCGCCGCTATTTTGAAATGCAGCTGAACACTCGGGTAAGCAACCTGGAAGACGCGCGCGCCGGCTACCTGCTGTTACTGCGTGTCCAGGGGCTGGCAGGGCTGAACGCCCGCCTTGGCGGCCAGCGTACCGACCAGTTGCTGCAGGCTGTGGGT includes the following:
- the fecI_1 gene encoding putative RNA polymerase sigma factor FecI (*Name fecI_1); translated protein: MPSNDSVQTLYSDHHGWLYAWLRSKLGNAADAADLAHDTFVRLLQRREHLQLNTPRAFLRTVARGLVIDHWRREELHRAYLEALAHVPQAQSPSAETRELLLELLERIARMLDGLKPKVRRAFLLAQCEGLKHQAIAEQMGISVRTVERYIADALYHCYVLRYEDEC